A genomic window from Pelagibius sp. CAU 1746 includes:
- a CDS encoding transglutaminase-like cysteine peptidase has protein sequence MLDRRAFLRCSAAFAGATACGLLVDARRNDAAAQSLQDLMKTAPAAGTALFGSTEVSAANLKALPQWARVLAKMKSERKLFHACLNNPAACTTAGLRSWREVATEAKGKPQLEMLKVVNRYFNRWPYKIDRELYGVSEFWATPTEFMKRSGDCEDYSIAKFFALRDLGMANEDLRVVILMDRIRRLGHAVLAVYALGDILILDSLTDLIFSHKKYKHYVPQYSMNETTRWAHFYGKNRTASL, from the coding sequence TTGTTGGACCGCCGCGCCTTCCTCCGTTGTTCCGCCGCTTTCGCGGGGGCCACCGCCTGTGGCCTGCTCGTCGATGCCCGGCGCAATGACGCGGCCGCCCAGAGCCTGCAGGACCTGATGAAAACGGCCCCAGCCGCCGGCACGGCGCTGTTCGGCTCCACCGAAGTTTCGGCGGCCAACCTGAAGGCCCTACCTCAGTGGGCGCGCGTCCTGGCGAAGATGAAGTCCGAGCGCAAGCTGTTCCACGCCTGTTTGAACAACCCCGCCGCTTGCACCACGGCGGGCCTCCGGTCATGGCGGGAAGTCGCCACCGAGGCCAAGGGCAAGCCGCAGCTGGAAATGCTGAAGGTGGTCAATCGCTACTTCAATCGCTGGCCCTACAAAATCGACCGCGAGCTCTACGGCGTCAGCGAATTCTGGGCCACGCCCACGGAGTTCATGAAGCGCTCGGGCGACTGCGAGGACTATTCGATCGCCAAGTTCTTCGCGCTGCGCGACCTCGGCATGGCGAATGAAGACCTGAGGGTGGTGATCCTCATGGACCGGATCCGCCGCCTGGGCCACGCGGTCCTGGCGGTTTACGCCCTGGGCGACATCCTGATCCTCGACAGCCTCACGGACCTGATTTTCTCGCACAAGAAGTATAAACACTATGTGCCGCAGTATTCGATGAATGAAACTACCCGCTGGGCGCATTTTTACGGTAAGAATCGCACGGCATCTTTGTAA
- a CDS encoding trypsin-like serine protease: MPALRPVDPVLNHARALLRLASALSLSALLLAAPPPPVAAAVELRVKAPERRVAVNAMEYPWSAIGRVNAGGRGHCTGFLISERHVLTAAHCLYDPVVGRWRGAIELHFIAGYQRDRFILHSKVASYTHADDFTYVSQPSLEVAATDWAILTLAEPLGRKAGWLGLRAIDSLMMSRISAGDALLLQAGYRRDLAHVMTAGWACNIAGIAEKGRVVVHDCDVIQGDSGSPLLLYADGTFYAAGLHSIDLMSGDEKHLAGVLSLSAFQPQRGRRAAVQALAATSARWAPGRLPGEASEAARVPLATIDNLLVKLGYLQVGDEDASGEARAEALRRFKADNGLAASAQPSLETMGQLLHATSP, encoded by the coding sequence TTGCCAGCATTGCGACCGGTTGATCCGGTCCTGAACCACGCCAGGGCGCTGCTTCGCCTGGCTTCCGCCCTCAGTCTGTCCGCCCTCCTCCTCGCCGCACCGCCGCCGCCCGTGGCCGCGGCCGTCGAGTTGCGGGTGAAGGCGCCCGAGCGGCGCGTCGCCGTCAACGCGATGGAATACCCTTGGAGCGCCATCGGCCGCGTCAATGCCGGCGGACGCGGTCATTGCACCGGTTTCCTGATCAGCGAGCGCCACGTGCTCACCGCCGCGCATTGCCTCTACGATCCCGTCGTCGGGCGGTGGCGCGGCGCCATCGAGCTGCACTTCATCGCAGGATACCAGCGCGACCGTTTCATCCTGCATTCCAAGGTCGCCAGCTACACCCATGCGGACGACTTCACTTACGTATCGCAGCCGAGCCTGGAGGTGGCGGCGACCGACTGGGCCATCCTGACCCTGGCCGAGCCGCTCGGGCGCAAGGCCGGCTGGCTCGGCCTGCGCGCGATCGACAGCCTGATGATGTCGCGGATCAGCGCCGGCGACGCGTTGCTGCTCCAGGCCGGCTACCGTCGCGACCTGGCGCACGTGATGACCGCCGGCTGGGCCTGCAACATCGCCGGCATCGCAGAGAAAGGCCGCGTGGTGGTGCACGACTGCGACGTCATCCAGGGCGATTCCGGCTCTCCTTTGCTGCTCTACGCGGACGGAACCTTTTACGCGGCCGGACTGCATTCGATAGACCTGATGTCCGGAGACGAGAAGCATCTGGCCGGCGTGCTTTCCCTCAGCGCCTTCCAGCCCCAGCGGGGCCGCCGCGCCGCGGTGCAGGCGCTGGCGGCCACCTCCGCGCGCTGGGCCCCCGGCCGCCTGCCCGGCGAGGCCAGCGAAGCCGCCAGGGTACCGCTTGCGACCATCGACAACCTGCTGGTCAAGCTCGGCTACCTTCAGGTTGGCGACGAGGATGCCTCCGGAGAGGCCCGGGCCGAGGCCCTCAGGCGCTTCAAGGCGGACAACGGCCTGGCCGCTTCGGCCCAACCTTCTCTGGAAACGATGGGGCAGTTGCTGCATGCCACGTCGCCGTAA
- a CDS encoding HD domain-containing phosphohydrolase yields the protein MSHQGDQTVDMLDFSTLSDAPEQRQRGRLLVWGAAVLAVIALAAVLVPSLTIGTKKAQLTEQVAERLQLTASGQAGVISTWLQGNRRLADPVVESELLRLFSTEMDLAGGDMSRMVAPQTDENGLGVPLVEQVPFIERIITDFAANADFLAGYLVGRNGVAFVTSSGAVPLSVDQRRLAEDSFERSQTVYGPARSAPAGLVLDMAVPIYAAQVNPGQSKPVAVFILVTPLASGLAEILSKDPLASPGTERVLVQFDGGQLGRIQPGAATPIAPVSIDGFDLAAGEIPFAQRPSLAGLGAVYSAGTMVSGPTWWVLEEITVAAAERPLATYTTAAIIVSVLVVLAVAVAFGAFWWRLASVHDRALAEQYRSLADRIQAQKQLLDSINGAIPEFIGLKAPDGTYRYANAAFAKAVSRRPDSMVGLDDAAIFGQGTAKRLALSDRRVLNSSESVTTDEEVYLDGALRYLQISKVPFFAATGEASGIVSVTRDVTELVEQQRKKEHAIQQMVAALVRAIELRDPYLAGHSRRVAEFAAAVGKQLGCSEEELATLELAANLSQIGKLSVRKELLTKPARLTPDEIKEMEAHVGHAVEFLRGIDFELPVVETIAQMHERLDGGGYPKGVKGEEISLTGRILGACDVFCARLEPRSYRAGLAPDAVLDILQENLTRYDPKVIEALKQVVATIPGEKLIASIATG from the coding sequence ATGAGCCATCAAGGTGACCAGACCGTCGACATGCTGGATTTCTCCACGCTGAGCGATGCGCCGGAACAGCGCCAGCGCGGACGCCTGCTCGTCTGGGGTGCCGCCGTGCTGGCCGTGATCGCATTGGCAGCGGTGTTGGTGCCGAGCCTCACCATCGGGACCAAGAAGGCCCAGCTCACCGAGCAGGTCGCCGAGCGCCTGCAGCTCACCGCCAGCGGCCAGGCCGGGGTCATCTCCACTTGGCTGCAGGGCAACCGCCGCCTCGCCGACCCGGTGGTCGAAAGCGAGCTGCTGCGTCTCTTCTCCACCGAGATGGATCTGGCCGGCGGCGACATGTCGCGTATGGTCGCGCCGCAAACCGACGAGAACGGCCTGGGCGTCCCGCTGGTCGAACAGGTTCCTTTTATCGAGCGTATCATTACCGACTTCGCCGCCAACGCCGACTTCCTGGCCGGCTACCTGGTGGGACGCAACGGGGTCGCCTTCGTCACCTCCAGCGGCGCGGTGCCGCTCTCGGTCGATCAGCGCCGGCTGGCGGAGGACAGCTTCGAGCGCTCCCAGACGGTTTACGGTCCGGCGCGCAGTGCGCCCGCCGGCCTGGTCCTCGACATGGCGGTGCCGATCTACGCCGCGCAGGTCAATCCGGGCCAGAGCAAGCCCGTCGCCGTCTTCATCCTGGTGACGCCGCTGGCCAGCGGCCTGGCGGAAATCCTCTCAAAGGATCCTCTCGCCAGCCCCGGAACGGAACGAGTGCTGGTACAGTTCGACGGCGGCCAACTCGGCCGCATCCAGCCCGGCGCGGCAACGCCCATCGCCCCGGTCAGCATCGACGGCTTCGATCTGGCAGCCGGCGAGATTCCCTTCGCCCAGCGGCCCTCCCTGGCCGGGCTGGGCGCGGTCTATTCCGCCGGCACCATGGTCTCCGGCCCGACCTGGTGGGTGCTGGAAGAAATCACGGTCGCCGCGGCCGAACGTCCCTTGGCGACCTACACGACCGCAGCCATCATCGTTTCCGTGCTGGTGGTGCTCGCCGTCGCCGTCGCCTTCGGCGCCTTCTGGTGGCGCCTCGCCAGCGTCCACGACCGTGCCCTGGCGGAGCAGTACCGCAGTCTGGCCGACCGCATCCAGGCCCAGAAGCAGTTGCTGGACAGCATCAACGGCGCGATTCCGGAATTCATCGGCCTGAAGGCGCCGGACGGCACCTACCGCTATGCCAACGCGGCCTTCGCCAAGGCGGTCTCCCGCAGGCCCGACTCCATGGTCGGCCTCGACGACGCCGCGATCTTCGGCCAGGGCACGGCCAAGCGCCTCGCCTTGAGCGATCGGCGCGTGCTCAACAGCAGCGAAAGCGTAACCACCGACGAGGAAGTCTATCTCGACGGCGCGCTGCGCTACCTCCAAATTTCCAAGGTCCCCTTCTTCGCCGCGACCGGCGAGGCCAGCGGCATCGTCTCGGTCACCCGCGACGTGACGGAACTGGTCGAGCAGCAGCGCAAAAAGGAGCACGCCATCCAGCAGATGGTCGCCGCCCTGGTGCGCGCCATCGAGCTGCGCGACCCCTACCTGGCCGGCCATTCCCGCCGGGTAGCGGAGTTCGCCGCCGCGGTCGGCAAGCAGCTCGGCTGCAGCGAGGAAGAACTCGCGACCTTGGAACTGGCCGCCAATCTCTCTCAAATCGGCAAGCTTTCCGTGCGTAAGGAGCTGCTGACCAAGCCGGCGCGCCTCACGCCGGACGAGATCAAGGAGATGGAAGCCCACGTCGGCCATGCCGTCGAGTTCCTGCGCGGCATCGACTTCGAACTGCCCGTGGTCGAGACCATCGCGCAGATGCACGAACGCCTCGACGGCGGCGGATACCCCAAAGGAGTGAAGGGAGAGGAAATCTCCCTCACGGGACGGATACTCGGTGCCTGCGACGTTTTCTGTGCGCGCCTGGAGCCCCGATCCTACCGCGCCGGACTTGCGCCCGATGCCGTCCTGGATATTCTCCAAGAGAACCTGACGCGCTATGATCCCAAGGTGATCGAGGCCCTGAAACAGGTTGTAGCGACGATTCCCGGTGAAAAACTTATTGCCAGCATTGCGACCGGTTGA